The genomic interval TTGCCCCATTGTAGGAATAGCCATTGGGGTAAATGATATCAAACTCATTCAGGATTTCGACCGCTTCTACCGCACCGGGGAGTTTGTTTTTGATCAAGTCTGTAATCAGGTATCCGGGTGGTTTGATGGCGTAAGCCGAAGTGGGACCAACCCCAATATTAGGGTCAATTACCAGTGTCGTCTGGATACCTTTGGATGCGAGTTGATTGATATTGCGAATCCAGGTGGGGTCGCTGCCGCCATCGCGAATATGGTGAATGCCCAACTCTTGCAACCGCTGTTCGATCAGGGAGTAGTTGCCATAGGTAGTGTCGTAGTAGCGCAAGTGGGTGTTGACGCCGATCGAGTCTACGAAAGAATAGGCAGTTCTGGCAGTTTCCCCGACGACTGATGCGGCAAAAAGTTGGCTGGCTGGAATAATTTCCTTAGTCTGGCTGGCACTAGCCCAGGACAGGGTAGAAATGGCATCCCCGCCATTTTCGTAATATTCCAGTTTGATGTCGTAGTTTTGTCCGGCTGTCAGGGTGAGGCTACCGCTATCTTCTGTGGTGGCATGGGGTGTCCAGTGATCGATCAGCAGTTCTCCGTTGACCCACAATCTAACGCCATCATTGGATGTGGTGTAGAAGGTGTAGGTTTCAGAATAGGTGGGTCGAATTTGTCCCGTCCAGCGCACCGAAAAATTATCGGATGGCAACACCCCGGCATTGGGGGAACCGGTGCCCCAATTAAAATTAACCGTTGGATCAATGCGAGTTTCTAGTAGGGTGTTGAAGTTTTTGCCTGCAAAATACTGTCCTGTTAGTCCCTGGCTAGTATCTAAAGCCGAAATACTGGAACTGCTCGTTGAGTTGAGCAAACGATTGGTTGTATATGCCGTTGTTAGATCGCTGTTCGGTGCGATCGCACCGTTACGGGTGCCAGCATCGAGAACACAGACGTTAGAATCTACCACACGATAACTCCCCAGAAACTTGGTAGTGGTTAGTAGGATGGACGCAAAGTGGATGGATAGGTGGTAGGTGGTAGGTGGTAGGTGTCAGGCACCAATCACCAATCACCAATCACTAATGACATACTTTGCGTTAGCCATATCAATCCGTTGAGGATCAAATAACCTATCAAAGCCGATGCTATTTAATTCTCATGCCTTACCCTGATTTGCATCGTTATCTGAAACTTGTGGCATTTCGCCCGATAAATTTGTTGAGTCTCCAGAGAAGACGTGTCTCGCGTTCAGTTTGTTATCTGCATTGAAAGCTATAGCCCTCGTAACTCTTGATAGACTGACAGAGTTTGTTCATGAACCCGTGCGACATGAGTCCATGCCAAATTGTTCTGTGCTTTTGTTTTCCAAGCGTTTAACTGTTCAGGATCTTTGAGTAACTGGGCGATCGTCTCTGCCAGGGCATCCACGTTAGCGGGTGGAACCAGGACGCCAGCCCTGCCACCGTCTAATGCTTCCGGAATGCCATCAACATCGCTCGCGATGATAGCACATCCTGATTCCCTTGCTTCCGAGAGAACTAACCCAAACGGTTCCCGGTGCGATGCCAGGACAAAAATATCGGTGGCTTGTAAATAGCGCTGGGGTTGGGGTTGGAAACCCTCAAAATGAATTCGATCAGCAACGTCTGTTTGGTTTGCCAGAGCTTCAAACTGTGCCTTATCGGGGCCATTTCCCACCAGGTATAACTGCGCTTGTGGAAAATTAGGCGCAATTTTAGCAAATGCCGCAATCAATTCAGCAATTCCTTTGCGCTGATACATCCCGGCAACCGTTGTAATGGCTGGACGCTGTAAGGCGACGACAGGTAGGGGATGGGAGGGATGCGATCGGGGGCTACCCAGCGTGCCATTCCGGATCACCCGTAACTTAGCGGATGGAATGCCTCGTTTTGCCAGAGAGTCAGCCACCGCCTGACTGACGGCGATGACCCGATCCGCCAGTCCCATTAAAACAGCGCTGCGCTGAAATTCATTATGCACCGTGGAAACTAAGCCGTAGTTTGTTCCAACCCGCAATGTTTTTGCCAGCACTAATCCAGTCATCATATGGGCATGCACGATATCCGGCTCAACGGTGTGAATCATCTGGCGGTAGTGGTTAGCTGCTTTGAGTAAATTTAGGGGTGTCCGTTGCTGATTCAACGGCAAGTGGTTCACCCCGTACTTTGCCAACAGGGCTTCAAATTCACCCCCCGCTGAGGCAACCGCAACGGCATGACCTGCTTTTGCCTGTAAGCACGCTAAATCGATCGCAACATGGATGATGCCGTTTCCAAGTTCGCGGATGTCGTTGAGCAGGTGGAGAATGCGCATGGGGGAGGAGGAGGAAAGTTTTGAGTTTTAAGTTTTGAGTTTTAAGTTTTGAGTTTTAGGTTTTGAGTGAGGACTGAGGACTGGGAACTAAAGGAATTTTGATCGGATGCTCTTCCCCATCTTCCCTATCCTCCTCAGCTTCTCTACGCTCCCCACCGCACACCCCACACCCCATCACCCCCAGGTATTGCTCGACCACTCGATCGAGAAAGAAATCCTGCGCTCGCTGTTTCAGGATTGCCGCATCGATGGGCTGTTCCAGGGTGGTGGCGATCGCCTCTGCCAGGGCTGGGGCATCCCCCACAGGAACCAGCTTGCCGTATCTGCCATTTGCCAAAATTTCGGCGGGACCGCTGTCGCAGTCGGTCGAGACCACGGGGGTTCCGGCGGCGATCGCTTCGGCGACCACGTTGCCAAATCCCTCAAATACGGAGGAGAGCGCAAACACGGATGCCTGAGCCATATAGGCATAGGGATTTTCAGCAAATCCGGGGAGGGCAACCTCGGACTCTAAACCCAGGTCGTGGATCAGGCTCTCCAGTTTAGGACGGTCTTCGCCTTCACCCAGAATCATCAGTCGGGCAGGACGGCGCTGCCGTAACAAGGCAAAGGCTTTAATCAGGGTGAAGAAGTCCTTCTGGCTGACCAACCTTCCTACTCCCAGAATCACAGGCGGTTCTGAGGGGGCAAACCAGGGATGCGCCAGCGGCTCTGCCATCTTTGCCAAAACTTCCGGTGTCACAACCGGATTGTAGATGAGGCGAATCTTTTCGGATGGGATTCCGGTCATGCGGGATACATCTTCTGCCACCCCCCTGGAAGCTGCAATAATTTGATTCGCCTGGGGGTAAAACCAGCGCACCATCATTGGTCTGATGCGCCCGATCGTATGCGGTTGGTGATCCCGAAACTGCTGGGACAGGTTCGTTTGAACGCACATCACGGTTCGAGTGGGCACGTTTGCTAACCGCTGTGCCCAGACCGCAGCCCCAAAAATGTCCAGGGCAGACATCAGAATCGAGGGCTGCTCCTGTTGCAGATAACGCCGCAGTGCCAGGGTTTTGGACACGATGACCGGGGATTTGGCGTTTAAGTCCACAATCCGGATCGAGCTGGGTACCTGGCTCAGGTAAGCGCCCTCCGCCTGTGCCAAGACCAGATCGGTTTTAATTCCCCGGTCTGCAAATCCCTGCGCCAGATGCAACATGGCTCGTTCTGCCCCACCTCCTTCCAGAGCGGGCAGAAAAATGGCGATCGAGGGGGGTGTGGTGAGGGGGGTGTTCATGGGTTTGTCCTTTGGGGATGGGGTGTGGGGTGTGGGGTGTGGGGGATGGGCGCAGGCTATGTTGGCTCTTAGGGAGGTTGGCTTACTAAAAAGAGAAGCTGGCTGAGCAAATTGGGAGGCTGGCTGAGTAAAAAGGGAAGCTGGCGGAGTGAAAAGGGAAGCTGGCTCAGCAAAAAGGGAAGCTGGTTCAGCAAAAAGGGAAGCTGACCTGTACGCATAGTATCTTAGGCGTTCAATCCCCATCTCCCCCATCTCCCCCACCTCCATCTCCCCCCACCCCCCACCCCACACCCTCTGATTCAGCAGTTGATCCAGCTGTTGATGAATTGTAGTCAAATGGAAGCGCTGGCGAGCCTGGGTTTGAGCTGTGCGGGCGATCGCGATCGCTTCAGCGGGGTGATCATGGCAGTGGGCAATGATCGCTGCCAGCGATTCTGCATCCCCTGGTGGAACAAGCCAACCGTTGACTCCAGGCTCAATGATTTCCATCACCCCTCCCCCCCTGGCGGCAATGGTGGGACGCCCACACAGCATCGCTTCCACAATCACCCGCCCAAAGGGTTCGGGAGCCGTTGAGGTGTGAACAACGAGATCGCAGGCACCCATCAGGAACACAATATCGGAACGAAAACCCAGGAAGCGGACTCGATTGTGCAAGCCCAACGCTGCCACCTGGGTTTGAAGCTGGTGGACATACTCCTGCTCGCCATAGAGGGCATCGCCGACAAAGATGGCGGTCACTTTTTCGGGGCTTTTAGCCAGAGCTTCTAGCAAAATGTGTTGTCCCTTCCAGGGAGACAGGCGGCTGAAATGACCGATCACAAATTGTCCCTCCAACCCAAGCTGCTGCCGAATCGGGTTGGCATCCGAGTATTTGGGCAGATAGTCATTGGGGTTAAACCCGTTATACACAACTGCCGTGATTTCTGAGCGTCCACCCGCCGCAATAAACGCCTGCTCAGCCGCCTGGGAAGTGGCAATCACCAATTTGGCAAAGCGATTGGCTAACGTTATGGCTAAGCGACGATTGGTGGCACTGAAGTGATCGGTTGAAAGAATATCGTGCAGGTGGTAAACCAGCGGACGGCCACTGAGCAGGCTTGCCAGTGCCCCAACGACCAGTGCCTTTTGGGTATTGGCATAAATCAAGTCATAGCCCCGACTCAGACGAACCACCTCAGCAACCAGCGGCAGTAGTTGACCAAGACTTTGCAAACCTTGGATTAAACCGCTGTCTTTTCGAACTTGAATGGATTCCGTTGCCAACACTCGAACGGGAATTTGCTGCTGTTCCAGTTGGGTTTTGAAGGGACCATCTGTGAATAGACAGACCAGGGCACGATCGCCATAGAACTTGACAATATCGAGCAAACATAACTCCGCTCCTCCCAATGCACCACTCTGATCTAAAAACAGAATTTTCATCGTTTGATTTGCCTGGATAACAGAACGTGAGGCAGGTTTGCTGGAAGCGGGTGTGGCAACCCATTTGTGACGCAAAAAAGTGATGAGTGGTTTTTCGACCAACGCATAGGTGAGGCAACCTGCCGCGATCGCCGTAATAATGACCAAACTTAGGGTTGGTAGGTAACCCAGGCGGCTCAATAAACCCGTCGTCAGCACGAGCTTAATTGCTGCGGATAGGTAGGGATAATGAACCAGGTAAATGGAATAGGACGCATCACCCAGGTAGGGAAGCCATCGAGGTAACCGGGGCGATCGCTTTAGATTAAGAGAGACCGCCCCGATCACAATTAACATTGAGGGAATACCATATCCAATGACCTGAGCAAGCGTTGACTGATCAACCTGATTCGCTCCATAAAATGCAAATAAAACAACTCCCAGAATTAGATAGAAAAGACCTGCTTGAATTTCAAGATGCGCGATCAAATAAGCAGACAGGCAACCCAAAGCAAATTCTAAATTATGTAAGCTGAATACGAATTGAATCAGTTGGTTGTTTTCAAACGGGAACTCAGTGATGGAGCTGAGAGATTGAATCAGGAGTGTTCCTAAAATCCAGACAGGAATCACCCATTTAGCAATGGATGGCTTCAAAAAAATCGTTAAAGCAAAAATGATGTAAAACAGAATCTCATAGCTTAAAGACCATCCCACAGTCAAGATGGGGGGATGTGTTTGGGGAATCAGTAATAGGGATTGAAAAATGGTGAACAAATCGGTTTCATATCCCTGTCCAAAGCTGGGAACAAAGAGGTAAACCGGAATCAAGATCAGCGTGATGATCCAGTACAGAGGGTAAACCCGAATCAATCGCTTGATCATATAGGTTTTTAATCGCTGAGAGTGCCCCATATCAAAGCGATGTACCCAAAAGACGATGAACCCACTTAAGACAAAAAAGAAATTAACGCCAGAATCCCCAAACTGAAAAATATTCAATAGAAATGGTTGACCTAACTTTTCCCGGCTCAGTTGGGTGACATGAAACAGCAACACCAGCAGGGCTGCAATACCACGACAAACCTGGATTAACTGCAAGTGCTGTTTGGAAGCGGCTGCCTGGGCGATCGGGTAGGGGGTGTGGGGTGTGGGGTGTGGGGTGGGGGGGAGGGCGAGTTTCATTAGCGAAAAATTATGAGTTATGAGTTATAAGTTATGAGTTATGAATTAATGGTGAACCCTAAAGGCGATGGGGATAAGCCAAGTTAATTGGTTTTTTGGGTAATCTGTTGAAATTGGTAGTATCGTTGGGCTGCCATTACCATGCCTGCAAAGGACCAGAAGACAACGCCAGAAAGTGCCAGAGTCGGGTTGCCTAAGCCGATTTGGGCGAAGATTCCCAAACAAATAGCACGAGCTGCACTGATGAAGGTATCGAACCGGGCTGCGGTTGATTGAAACATTTTGAGCAATAGCAAAATAATTCCACCCAGGTAGGGAAGCGTACCAAACCAGCCCGGGTTAAACAGCAGGGTGAGAATTCCATTGTCATTGGCACCGAGGCTATCGCTGTCCAGTACGAACCCCAGTCCCTCACCCGGAATCTCTGCCAGTGCCTTTTCCAAAGACTCGGTGTAGCCCTCTAACCGCTGGTTGTAACTCACGTCGCTTTTGGTGTCAGACAAAGATTGCAAACGTTTAGAAATCGCCCCTGCAAAGGGTTCCATATTCACCAATGGAATCACACAGACAGACATGACCAAAATGGTGATGACTAAACGCATCTGTAACT from Kovacikia minuta CCNUW1 carries:
- a CDS encoding PA14 domain-containing protein; its protein translation is MVDSNVCVLDAGTRNGAIAPNSDLTTAYTTNRLLNSTSSSSISALDTSQGLTGQYFAGKNFNTLLETRIDPTVNFNWGTGSPNAGVLPSDNFSVRWTGQIRPTYSETYTFYTTSNDGVRLWVNGELLIDHWTPHATTEDSGSLTLTAGQNYDIKLEYYENGGDAISTLSWASASQTKEIIPASQLFAASVVGETARTAYSFVDSIGVNTHLRYYDTTYGNYSLIEQRLQELGIHHIRDGGSDPTWIRNINQLASKGIQTTLVIDPNIGVGPTSAYAIKPPGYLITDLIKNKLPGAVEAVEILNEFDIIYPNGYSYNGATVTAENWESYVRSFTQDTYNAIKSDPATQDVAVIGPSFVFSDSSARVGDLSQWVDYGNLHPYANPKNPGDPNLVQDIVNRSQPFGTRPLIATETGYLYQRPSFRSLRF
- a CDS encoding glycosyltransferase family 4 protein gives rise to the protein MRILHLLNDIRELGNGIIHVAIDLACLQAKAGHAVAVASAGGEFEALLAKYGVNHLPLNQQRTPLNLLKAANHYRQMIHTVEPDIVHAHMMTGLVLAKTLRVGTNYGLVSTVHNEFQRSAVLMGLADRVIAVSQAVADSLAKRGIPSAKLRVIRNGTLGSPRSHPSHPLPVVALQRPAITTVAGMYQRKGIAELIAAFAKIAPNFPQAQLYLVGNGPDKAQFEALANQTDVADRIHFEGFQPQPQRYLQATDIFVLASHREPFGLVLSEARESGCAIIASDVDGIPEALDGGRAGVLVPPANVDALAETIAQLLKDPEQLNAWKTKAQNNLAWTHVARVHEQTLSVYQELRGL
- a CDS encoding glycosyltransferase; protein product: MKLALPPTPHPTPHTPYPIAQAAASKQHLQLIQVCRGIAALLVLLFHVTQLSREKLGQPFLLNIFQFGDSGVNFFFVLSGFIVFWVHRFDMGHSQRLKTYMIKRLIRVYPLYWIITLILIPVYLFVPSFGQGYETDLFTIFQSLLLIPQTHPPILTVGWSLSYEILFYIIFALTIFLKPSIAKWVIPVWILGTLLIQSLSSITEFPFENNQLIQFVFSLHNLEFALGCLSAYLIAHLEIQAGLFYLILGVVLFAFYGANQVDQSTLAQVIGYGIPSMLIVIGAVSLNLKRSPRLPRWLPYLGDASYSIYLVHYPYLSAAIKLVLTTGLLSRLGYLPTLSLVIITAIAAGCLTYALVEKPLITFLRHKWVATPASSKPASRSVIQANQTMKILFLDQSGALGGAELCLLDIVKFYGDRALVCLFTDGPFKTQLEQQQIPVRVLATESIQVRKDSGLIQGLQSLGQLLPLVAEVVRLSRGYDLIYANTQKALVVGALASLLSGRPLVYHLHDILSTDHFSATNRRLAITLANRFAKLVIATSQAAEQAFIAAGGRSEITAVVYNGFNPNDYLPKYSDANPIRQQLGLEGQFVIGHFSRLSPWKGQHILLEALAKSPEKVTAIFVGDALYGEQEYVHQLQTQVAALGLHNRVRFLGFRSDIVFLMGACDLVVHTSTAPEPFGRVIVEAMLCGRPTIAARGGGVMEIIEPGVNGWLVPPGDAESLAAIIAHCHDHPAEAIAIARTAQTQARQRFHLTTIHQQLDQLLNQRVWGGGWGEMEVGEMGEMGIERLRYYAYRSASLFAEPASLFAEPASLFTPPASLFTQPASQFAQPASLFSKPTSLRANIACAHPPHPTPHTPSPKDKPMNTPLTTPPSIAIFLPALEGGGAERAMLHLAQGFADRGIKTDLVLAQAEGAYLSQVPSSIRIVDLNAKSPVIVSKTLALRRYLQQEQPSILMSALDIFGAAVWAQRLANVPTRTVMCVQTNLSQQFRDHQPHTIGRIRPMMVRWFYPQANQIIAASRGVAEDVSRMTGIPSEKIRLIYNPVVTPEVLAKMAEPLAHPWFAPSEPPVILGVGRLVSQKDFFTLIKAFALLRQRRPARLMILGEGEDRPKLESLIHDLGLESEVALPGFAENPYAYMAQASVFALSSVFEGFGNVVAEAIAAGTPVVSTDCDSGPAEILANGRYGKLVPVGDAPALAEAIATTLEQPIDAAILKQRAQDFFLDRVVEQYLGVMGCGVCGGERREAEEDREDGEEHPIKIPLVPSPQSSLKT